A genomic stretch from Pomacea canaliculata isolate SZHN2017 linkage group LG2, ASM307304v1, whole genome shotgun sequence includes:
- the LOC112556539 gene encoding uncharacterized protein LOC112556539, with protein sequence MGQGQRVFLEVLLFGLLASGHLGSVKVSLKTNNPELPHFRQVSADHHLEDENFATLRYSQEASQHSSNKDICSPHVAGQEGHGHEGLVLEKTYILVTSEQGRKQQETFHRYLTPPISCNYTSSPFALLSYKTRIYPEVVQVYKHLGKGGKLGTNHFEMLPSSSTCGEHDLSPSAILKMIKLGEYLFKRYHKHLPVLQRYLRKF encoded by the exons ATGGGCCAGGGACAACGCGTCTTTCTGGAAGTTCTGTTGTTCG GTTTGCTTGCATCAGGACATTTAGGTTCTGTTAAAGTAAGCTTAAAGACGAACAATCCAGAGCTGCCGCATTTTCGTCAAGTGTCAGCAGACCACCACCTGGAAGATGAGAACTTTGCTACACTCAGATATTCACAAGAAGCCTCACAACATTCAAGTAATAAGGACATCTGTAGTCCACATGTTGCTGGTCAAGAAG GACATGGACATGAAGGACTGGTACTGGAAAAGACATATATTCTTGTCACTTCAGAACAAGGGAGGAAACAGCAGGAAACATTCCATAGATACCTGACACCCCCAATATCATGCAATTATACATCTTCACCATTTGCTCTGCTTTCATATAAAACAAGAATATACCCTGAGGTTGTACAAGTGTACAAGCATCTAGGTAAGGGAGGTAAATTAGGTACAAATCATTTTGAGATGCTACCTTCCTCATCCACTTGTGGAGAACATGACTTGTCACCCAGTGCTATATTAAAAATGATCAAGCTGGGTGAGTACCTGTTTAAGAGGTACCATAAACATTTACCTGTCTTGCAACGGTACCTGAGAA